A window of the Blattabacterium cuenoti genome harbors these coding sequences:
- a CDS encoding CTP synthase: protein METKYIFVTGGVTSSLGKGIVSASLGMLLKARGYKVSILKLDPYFNIDPGTLNPYEHGECFVTKDGAETDLDLGHYERFLNQPTTKENNVTSGLIYKTVIDNERKGNYLGKTVQVIPHITNEIKRRIKIIGDSKNYDIIITEIGGTVGDIESLPYIESVRQLKWELGRFNGLVIHLTLLPTVVTGEIKTKPTQHSVRNLMENGIQADIIVCRTEKHISDNIRKKLALFCNVQLKHVIESIDTKTIYEIPYLLHLQNFDEEVLNHLNLSTITIPDLKKWKIFIKKYKNPKFETKIALVGKYVSLHDSYKSITEALIHAGTENETYVNIKWIYSEMIKETNIKKYFKGISGILVAPGFGNRGIEGKILAVKYARENKIPFFGICLGMQIAVIEFARNVLGLKKAESYETNPNTSHPVISLMDKQKRLTHTGGTMRLGNWKCSLTEGSKIFSIYGGKKEIFERHRHRYEFNNNYLKHFSNAGMKAVGINPDTGLVEALELENHIFFLGVQYHPEYQSTVTNPHPLFTNFIQVSITYQNSSYI, encoded by the coding sequence ATGGAAACAAAATATATTTTTGTTACGGGGGGAGTTACCTCTTCTTTAGGTAAAGGAATTGTTTCGGCTTCATTGGGTATGTTATTAAAAGCTAGAGGATATAAGGTTTCTATATTAAAATTGGATCCTTATTTTAATATAGATCCAGGGACTTTGAATCCTTATGAACATGGAGAGTGTTTTGTCACTAAAGATGGAGCAGAAACAGATTTAGATTTAGGACATTATGAACGATTTTTAAATCAACCTACAACAAAAGAAAATAATGTCACATCTGGATTAATATATAAAACAGTAATAGATAATGAAAGGAAAGGAAATTATTTAGGTAAAACAGTACAAGTCATTCCACATATAACTAATGAGATTAAAAGACGGATCAAAATTATTGGAGATTCCAAAAATTATGATATTATTATTACTGAAATAGGAGGAACTGTAGGAGATATAGAAAGTTTACCTTATATAGAATCAGTCCGTCAGTTAAAGTGGGAATTAGGAAGATTTAATGGATTGGTTATTCATTTGACATTGCTTCCTACAGTAGTAACTGGGGAAATTAAAACAAAACCAACACAACATTCTGTTAGAAATTTAATGGAAAATGGAATACAAGCAGACATTATAGTCTGTAGAACAGAAAAACATATATCCGATAATATTAGAAAAAAATTAGCTTTATTTTGCAATGTGCAACTGAAACATGTTATTGAATCAATAGATACTAAAACTATATATGAAATCCCTTATTTATTACATTTACAAAATTTTGATGAGGAAGTATTGAATCATTTGAATTTATCTACTATTACTATTCCAGATTTAAAAAAATGGAAAATTTTTATTAAAAAATATAAAAATCCAAAATTTGAAACCAAAATAGCATTGGTTGGAAAATATGTTTCCTTACATGATTCTTACAAATCGATTACAGAAGCTTTAATTCATGCAGGAACAGAAAATGAAACTTATGTTAATATAAAATGGATTTATTCAGAAATGATTAAAGAAACAAATATAAAAAAATATTTTAAAGGAATTTCAGGTATTTTAGTTGCTCCAGGATTTGGAAATAGAGGAATAGAAGGAAAAATACTTGCAGTAAAATATGCAAGAGAAAATAAAATTCCATTTTTTGGAATATGTTTAGGTATGCAAATTGCTGTAATAGAATTTGCTAGAAATGTATTAGGATTAAAAAAAGCAGAAAGTTATGAAACAAATCCAAACACATCTCATCCAGTAATAAGTTTAATGGATAAACAAAAAAGATTAACTCACACAGGAGGAACGATGCGTTTAGGAAATTGGAAGTGTTCTCTTACAGAGGGGTCTAAAATATTTTCTATTTATGGAGGAAAGAAAGAAATTTTTGAAAGACATCGTCATAGATATGAATTTAATAATAATTATTTAAAACATTTTTCCAATGCTGGAATGAAAGCAGTTGGAATAAATCCGGATACAGGTTTAGTAGAAGCATTAGAATTAGAAAACCATATTTTTTTCTTGGGAGTTCAATATCATCCAGAATATCAAAGTACAGTAACAAATCCACATCCTTTATTTACTAATTTTATACAAGTATCTATCACTTATCAGAATTCTTCTTATATATGA
- the clpX gene encoding ATP-dependent Clp protease ATP-binding subunit ClpX: MEDLLKCNFCGKNKNDITFLISGINGHICNLCIEKTYSIIHKKLLVKHKNNNGFLKKIKKPKEIKSFLDKYVVGQNEAKKIISVAVYNHYKRIQKKNENKDSKNIEIEKSNVLLIGKTGTGKTLLAKSISKLLEVPFAIADATSLTEAGYVGEDVESILTKLLQSVNYDVDSAEKGIIFLDEIDKISRKSNNPSITRDVSGEGVQQALLKILEGSVINVPPQGGRKHPDQKMIQINTENILFIAGGTFDGIEKIISNRIEEMSIGFKTQEKRKKNNEKNYLKNILTEDLKKFGLIPEIIGRFPIVSYLNPLNKNMLKKILVEPKNALIKQYQKLFDMDHVSLNITDEALNIIVDKTFQLGIGARGLRTFCEKIFLDYMFDIDNIQSTLNIDQDIVKQKLSYS; encoded by the coding sequence ATGGAAGATTTGTTAAAATGTAATTTCTGTGGAAAAAATAAAAATGATATCACTTTTCTCATATCAGGAATAAATGGACATATTTGTAACTTATGTATAGAAAAAACTTATTCTATAATTCACAAGAAATTATTGGTTAAACACAAGAATAATAATGGATTTTTAAAAAAAATAAAAAAACCTAAAGAAATAAAATCTTTTCTAGATAAATATGTTGTAGGACAAAATGAAGCAAAAAAAATTATATCTGTTGCAGTTTATAATCATTACAAACGGATTCAAAAAAAAAATGAAAATAAAGATTCTAAAAACATAGAAATAGAGAAATCTAATGTATTATTGATTGGAAAAACAGGAACAGGAAAAACTTTATTAGCAAAAAGCATATCAAAACTTTTGGAAGTTCCTTTTGCTATAGCTGATGCTACATCTTTAACTGAAGCAGGATATGTAGGGGAAGATGTAGAATCTATTTTAACTAAACTATTACAATCTGTTAATTATGATGTAGATTCTGCTGAAAAAGGAATCATTTTTTTAGATGAAATAGATAAAATTTCTAGAAAAAGTAATAACCCTTCTATTACTAGAGACGTATCTGGTGAAGGGGTCCAACAAGCATTACTCAAAATATTGGAAGGATCCGTAATCAATGTTCCACCACAAGGAGGAAGAAAACATCCAGATCAAAAAATGATACAAATAAATACTGAAAATATATTATTTATAGCTGGAGGGACCTTTGATGGTATAGAAAAAATTATTTCAAACAGAATAGAAGAAATGTCTATAGGTTTTAAAACTCAAGAAAAAAGAAAAAAAAATAATGAAAAAAATTATCTAAAAAATATTCTTACTGAAGATTTAAAAAAATTTGGATTAATACCTGAAATTATAGGAAGATTTCCTATTGTTAGTTATTTAAATCCATTGAACAAAAATATGTTAAAAAAAATTTTGGTAGAACCAAAAAATGCTTTAATAAAACAATATCAAAAATTATTTGATATGGATCATGTTTCTTTAAATATTACTGACGAAGCATTAAATATCATAGTAGATAAAACCTTTCAATTAGGTATAGGGGCCAGGGGGTTAAGAACTTTTTGTGAAAAAATATTCTTAGATTATATGTTTGATATAGATAATATCCAATCAACATTAAATATAGATCAAGATATTGTAAAACAAAAATTATCTTACTCTTAA
- the obgE gene encoding GTPase ObgE, with the protein MKNCFVDFIKIYCKSGDGGAGCIHFYRDRYVSRGGPDGGTGGKGGDIILQGNSQLHTFLHLRYNKHWIAKSGLPGKGNNITGSNGKDLLIEVPIGTVVKDEKKNIIMEITKNFQKEILFKGGKGGKGNTFFKNSIYQSPCYAQPGIKTKGNWIFLELKILADVGFIGFPNTGKSTLLSVITKAKPKIGNFPFTTKIPHIGVVDVDFNSFLAADIPGIIEKASEGKGLGHYFLRHVERNSVLLFLISSDTKDKKKEYFILLNELKKFNSNLLNKKRLLSISKSDLINDENKKKIKECFFKLKENIIFISSFTKEGLSELIEKLWNLIRLETRE; encoded by the coding sequence ATGAAAAATTGTTTTGTAGACTTTATAAAAATTTATTGCAAAAGTGGAGATGGAGGAGCTGGATGTATTCATTTTTATAGAGATAGATATGTAAGTAGAGGTGGGCCTGATGGGGGGACAGGAGGAAAAGGAGGAGATATTATTCTTCAAGGAAATTCACAGCTTCATACCTTTTTACATTTAAGATATAATAAACATTGGATAGCTAAGTCAGGATTGCCGGGAAAAGGAAATAACATAACAGGTTCAAATGGAAAGGACTTATTAATAGAAGTCCCTATAGGAACTGTAGTAAAAGATGAAAAAAAAAATATAATAATGGAAATAACCAAAAATTTTCAGAAAGAAATTTTATTTAAAGGTGGAAAAGGAGGTAAGGGGAATACTTTTTTTAAAAATTCAATTTATCAATCTCCTTGTTATGCACAACCTGGAATTAAGACAAAAGGAAATTGGATTTTTTTAGAATTGAAAATTTTAGCTGATGTAGGATTTATAGGTTTTCCTAATACTGGAAAATCTACTTTACTTTCTGTAATTACAAAAGCGAAACCTAAAATAGGAAATTTTCCTTTTACAACTAAAATTCCACATATAGGTGTGGTAGATGTTGATTTTAATTCTTTTTTAGCAGCTGATATACCTGGAATTATTGAAAAAGCTTCTGAGGGTAAAGGTTTAGGACATTATTTTTTAAGACATGTAGAACGGAATTCAGTTTTATTATTTTTAATTTCTTCAGACACAAAAGATAAAAAAAAAGAATATTTTATTTTGTTAAATGAATTGAAAAAATTCAATTCTAATCTTTTAAATAAAAAACGTTTATTATCAATATCTAAATCGGATTTGATCAATGATGAGAATAAAAAAAAAATAAAAGAATGTTTTTTTAAATTAAAAGAAAATATTATTTTTATTTCCTCTTTTACAAAAGAAGGATTATCAGAATTGATAGAAAAATTATGGAATCTGATTAGATTAGAAACTAGAGAATGA
- a CDS encoding adenylate kinase family protein translates to MIHIILFGPPGCGKGTQAKIISNKFGLIHLSTGMIFRDHMKRKTNLGKIASFYINKGILVPDMITTNMLNIEIQKHFKAKGIIYDGYPRTKNQIFSLEKILTKFCLGKINIIFYFFIQKNMIINRLLKRGKISHRDDDTDIITVKRRIKEYDKETSLIWNNHKWENSIIKLNASFSVEKISVFIEEKIMNLLYSN, encoded by the coding sequence ATGATACATATTATATTGTTTGGCCCACCGGGTTGTGGAAAAGGAACTCAAGCTAAAATCATATCAAATAAATTTGGTCTCATTCACCTATCTACTGGAATGATATTCAGAGATCATATGAAAAGAAAAACTAATTTAGGAAAAATAGCTAGTTTTTATATAAACAAAGGAATATTAGTTCCTGATATGATTACTACAAACATGTTAAACATAGAAATTCAAAAACATTTTAAGGCTAAAGGAATTATCTATGACGGGTATCCTAGAACAAAAAATCAGATTTTTTCTTTAGAAAAAATCCTAACAAAATTTTGTTTGGGGAAAATCAATATAATTTTCTATTTTTTTATTCAAAAAAATATGATAATAAATAGATTATTAAAAAGAGGAAAAATAAGTCATCGTGATGATGATACGGATATTATTACAGTTAAAAGAAGAATAAAAGAATATGATAAAGAAACTTCTCTAATATGGAATAATCATAAATGGGAAAATAGTATAATAAAATTAAATGCTTCTTTCTCTGTAGAAAAAATTTCTGTTTTTATAGAAGAAAAAATCATGAATTTATTATATTCAAATTAA
- the lpdA gene encoding dihydrolipoyl dehydrogenase, translating into MHFDVIVLGSGPGGYVASIRAAQLGMKTAVVEKESIGGVCLNWGCIPTKSLLNSVKILQSIKKNGELFGIKNKDLEIDYPRIISKSRRIVDQIKKGVSFLMKKNGIHVVYGNARLKKKKKIEIFKNEKSIAEYSASHIIIATGAIPKVDPKFQYNRKKIITYKEALSLSSLPKKMIIIGSGSIGLEFAYFYHSMGTKVTIIEICPKLFPNGDDDISDYLKYSFDKIGIKNYVSSSINQITYNNDEIIVDIKTTSLENIVLKADTVLYAIGVVPNIKYIGLEEIGIQTEKGSIVVDGNYRTNIDGYYAIGDVIKTHSLAHVASHEAINCIENIKGLNCQKIDYNNVPKCVYSFPEIASTGYTEKESKEKGFQIKIGKFPFSALGRSISDENTDGFVKVIFDDKYDEWLGCHMIGNHVTDLISEVVVARKLEATSYEILSSIHPHPSLSESIIESIANAYGKAIHL; encoded by the coding sequence ATGCATTTTGATGTTATTGTTTTAGGAAGTGGACCTGGAGGTTATGTAGCTTCCATACGCGCAGCACAACTTGGAATGAAAACAGCTGTAGTGGAAAAAGAATCTATTGGAGGAGTATGCTTAAATTGGGGCTGTATTCCTACTAAATCACTTTTGAATAGCGTAAAAATTTTACAATCTATAAAAAAAAATGGTGAATTATTTGGTATAAAAAATAAAGATCTTGAAATAGATTATCCTAGGATTATTTCTAAAAGTAGAAGAATCGTTGATCAAATAAAAAAAGGAGTTTCATTTTTAATGAAAAAAAATGGAATTCATGTTGTTTATGGAAATGCACGTTTAAAAAAAAAGAAAAAAATAGAAATTTTTAAAAATGAAAAAAGCATAGCAGAATATTCTGCTTCACATATTATTATTGCTACTGGTGCAATTCCTAAAGTAGATCCAAAATTTCAATATAACAGAAAAAAAATTATAACATATAAAGAGGCTCTATCCTTATCTTCATTACCAAAAAAAATGATAATTATAGGTTCTGGGTCTATAGGATTGGAATTTGCTTATTTTTATCATTCTATGGGGACGAAAGTTACTATCATAGAAATATGTCCCAAATTATTTCCTAATGGAGATGATGATATATCTGATTATTTAAAATATTCTTTCGATAAAATAGGAATTAAGAATTATGTATCTTCCAGTATAAATCAAATTACTTATAATAATGATGAAATCATTGTTGATATTAAAACAACATCATTAGAAAATATTGTTTTAAAAGCAGATACGGTCCTATACGCTATAGGTGTTGTTCCCAATATTAAATATATTGGATTGGAAGAAATAGGAATTCAAACAGAAAAAGGATCTATAGTTGTAGATGGAAATTATCGAACGAATATAGATGGATATTATGCTATTGGAGATGTTATTAAGACTCATTCTTTAGCTCATGTTGCATCGCATGAGGCAATAAATTGCATTGAAAATATAAAAGGTTTAAATTGTCAAAAAATAGATTATAATAATGTTCCGAAATGTGTTTATTCATTTCCTGAAATAGCTTCAACAGGTTACACAGAAAAAGAATCGAAAGAAAAAGGATTTCAAATAAAAATAGGGAAATTTCCTTTTAGCGCTTTAGGTAGGTCTATTTCTGATGAGAATACTGATGGTTTTGTAAAAGTAATTTTTGACGATAAATATGATGAATGGTTAGGATGCCATATGATAGGAAATCATGTGACAGATTTAATTTCAGAAGTAGTAGTTGCTAGAAAATTAGAAGCAACTAGCTATGAGATTTTGAGTAGCATCCATCCTCATCCTTCATTAAGTGAATCAATTATAGAATCTATAGCTAACGCTTATGGTAAAGCTATTCATTTATAA
- the fsa gene encoding fructose-6-phosphate aldolase — MKFFIDTANLKEIDEARSLGILDGVTTNPSLISKESVSNQKEIHKHYISICKRLENDENISAEVISSDYDDMIQEGEKLSLLHPRIVVKVPITKNGIKAIKHFSNKKIKTNCTLVFSTGQALLAAKAGANYVSPFIGRLDDISHNGLGLIREIKNVYENYHFKTKILGASIRHPLHIIECSKIGIHAVTSPISVVYSLLNHPLTDIGLEKFIKDFHKKIK, encoded by the coding sequence ATGAAATTTTTTATAGATACAGCTAACTTAAAAGAAATTGATGAGGCAAGATCATTGGGTATCTTAGATGGGGTTACAACAAATCCATCTTTGATATCAAAAGAATCTGTTTCCAATCAAAAAGAAATTCATAAACATTATATATCTATATGCAAACGTTTAGAAAATGACGAAAATATAAGCGCAGAAGTTATCAGCAGCGATTATGATGATATGATTCAAGAAGGAGAAAAACTTTCTCTTCTACATCCAAGAATTGTAGTGAAAGTCCCCATAACAAAAAATGGGATCAAAGCTATTAAACATTTTTCTAACAAAAAAATTAAAACCAATTGTACTCTTGTTTTTTCTACAGGACAAGCTCTTCTAGCGGCAAAAGCTGGCGCTAATTATGTTTCTCCGTTTATAGGGAGATTAGATGATATATCTCATAACGGATTAGGCTTAATAAGAGAAATAAAAAATGTATATGAAAACTATCACTTCAAAACAAAGATATTAGGAGCTTCCATTCGACATCCTTTACATATCATAGAATGTTCTAAAATTGGAATACATGCAGTTACTTCTCCTATAAGTGTAGTTTATTCTTTATTGAACCATCCCTTAACCGATATAGGATTAGAAAAATTTATAAAAGATTTTCATAAAAAAATAAAATAA
- a CDS encoding ferritin gives MFSEKIQKGLIKQLNRELESSQLYLSMATWVERKGYEGICEFLYDHSNEERIHMLKLIRYINKRGGNVILYDLLHVNTTYISLKELFMKLLEHEKKISKEINFLVEISLQEKDYFTYNFLQWYVEEQIEEEALSKTILDKIELIGEDKGGLYLFDKDMKSSHKNIKL, from the coding sequence ATGTTCAGTGAAAAGATACAAAAAGGATTAATAAAACAGTTAAATAGAGAATTAGAATCTTCTCAATTATATTTATCTATGGCAACTTGGGTTGAAAGAAAAGGTTACGAAGGAATATGTGAATTTTTATATGATCATTCTAATGAAGAAAGGATTCATATGTTAAAGTTAATTAGATATATTAATAAAAGAGGAGGAAATGTTATTTTATATGATTTATTACATGTAAATACAACATACATTTCTCTAAAAGAATTGTTTATGAAATTATTGGAGCATGAAAAAAAAATTTCCAAGGAAATAAATTTTTTAGTGGAAATTTCTTTACAAGAAAAAGATTATTTTACATATAATTTCTTACAATGGTATGTTGAAGAACAGATTGAAGAAGAAGCTTTAAGTAAAACGATTTTAGATAAAATAGAATTAATAGGAGAAGATAAAGGAGGATTGTATTTATTTGATAAAGATATGAAAAGTTCTCATAAAAATATAAAATTGTGA
- the dapA gene encoding 4-hydroxy-tetrahydrodipicolinate synthase encodes MKKLYGTGVALVTPFKKDGKVDFNGLEKLVKYVIDNNVDYLVALGTTAETATLKKEEKWDIVKCIQKANYKQLPLILGIGGNNTEDVIKKINSIKNLSDFYAILSVSPYYNRPSQEGVYQHFKSISCCTEADIILYNVPKRTGSNIIPDTVLRLAYDFKNIIGIKEASGNILQSYKILEKKPENFSVISGDDFITLPVVLGGGEGVISVIAQGFPKKISNMISLARNNNVKKAFSIFYNIIKIIDLIYEEGNPTGIKTFLDIIGICNSYVRLPLLVGTPSLREKMLFSLKKNIK; translated from the coding sequence ATGAAAAAATTATATGGAACAGGTGTAGCGTTAGTTACTCCTTTTAAAAAGGATGGAAAAGTTGACTTCAATGGACTGGAAAAACTTGTAAAATACGTTATAGATAATAATGTAGATTATCTGGTTGCATTAGGAACTACAGCAGAAACGGCTACCTTAAAAAAGGAAGAAAAATGGGATATTGTGAAATGTATTCAAAAAGCTAATTATAAACAACTTCCTTTAATATTGGGAATAGGAGGGAACAACACAGAAGATGTTATAAAAAAAATAAATAGCATAAAAAATTTATCGGATTTTTATGCTATTCTTTCAGTTTCTCCTTATTATAATCGACCTTCTCAAGAAGGTGTATATCAACATTTTAAATCTATTTCTTGTTGTACAGAGGCAGATATTATTCTATATAATGTTCCTAAAAGAACAGGATCTAATATTATACCAGATACTGTTTTACGTTTAGCTTATGATTTCAAAAATATAATAGGGATAAAAGAAGCATCTGGGAATATTTTACAGTCTTATAAAATTTTGGAAAAAAAACCAGAAAATTTTAGTGTCATATCAGGAGACGATTTTATAACCTTACCTGTAGTATTAGGTGGAGGAGAAGGAGTTATTTCCGTAATTGCTCAAGGATTTCCTAAAAAAATTTCTAATATGATATCTTTAGCAAGAAATAATAATGTAAAAAAAGCTTTTTCTATTTTTTACAATATTATTAAAATAATAGATCTTATTTATGAAGAAGGAAATCCGACAGGAATAAAAACTTTTTTAGATATAATCGGAATATGTAATTCATATGTGAGATTACCATTATTAGTTGGAACTCCATCTTTAAGAGAAAAGATGTTATTTTCATTAAAAAAAAATATTAAATAA
- a CDS encoding RNA recognition motif domain-containing protein — protein MDNTKLYVGNLSYDMTEQELKKYFESVGEVTHAKIIFDESTSSKRSKGFGFIEMSNEENAKQAIEKLNGTEFMGRNIIVSAARPRIKKDY, from the coding sequence ATGGACAATACGAAACTATACGTTGGGAATTTATCTTATGATATGACAGAACAAGAATTAAAAAAATATTTTGAATCTGTGGGAGAAGTTACTCATGCTAAGATAATTTTTGATGAATCTACATCAAGTAAAAGGAGTAAAGGGTTTGGATTTATAGAAATGTCTAATGAAGAAAACGCTAAACAAGCTATAGAAAAATTAAATGGCACAGAGTTTATGGGTCGAAATATTATTGTGTCTGCAGCTAGACCAAGAATAAAGAAAGATTATTAG
- the pncB gene encoding nicotinate phosphoribosyltransferase, translating to MNNFSIVSSLLDNDFYKFTMQNAVIKLFPLAKAKYEFINRGRHSFPKNFDKILKENLNKMAYLKLSNEERIFLEKYCPYLDSSYLDFLNKYQYNPKEVNIFQKGENIQMHIEGLWSSTILWEVPLMAIISELYYKLTGAKKISEKKVTSITKEKLKTYKKLQVRIGEYGTRRRYSYKIHKLVLKILTEEGKPFFMGSSNVHFSHIFSIKPIGTQGHEWIMFHAAKYGLNIADRIAMENWLNIYGNNLGIALSDTYTSPIFFKNFNKKLSNIFKGVRHDSGDPIFFAKETIKHYKKFKINPVRKKIIFSDNLNPCKIAYISSFCKKKINTFFGIGTNFTNDVGYPSMNIVIKMVKALPKKKWISVVKLSNVKEKSTGKKNMIFLAKKILHI from the coding sequence ATGAATAATTTTTCTATTGTATCATCATTATTGGATAATGATTTTTATAAATTTACAATGCAAAATGCTGTAATTAAATTATTTCCATTGGCAAAAGCTAAATATGAATTTATAAATAGAGGACGACACTCTTTTCCTAAAAATTTTGATAAAATCCTGAAAGAAAATCTAAATAAAATGGCTTATTTAAAACTTTCAAATGAGGAACGAATTTTTTTAGAAAAATATTGTCCTTATTTAGATTCTTCTTATTTAGATTTTTTAAATAAATATCAATATAATCCAAAAGAAGTAAACATATTTCAAAAAGGTGAAAATATACAAATGCATATAGAAGGATTATGGAGCAGTACTATATTATGGGAAGTTCCTTTAATGGCAATCATATCTGAATTATATTATAAACTAACAGGAGCTAAGAAAATATCGGAAAAAAAAGTCACAAGTATAACAAAAGAAAAATTAAAAACATATAAAAAATTACAAGTTAGAATTGGAGAATATGGCACAAGAAGAAGGTATTCTTATAAAATCCATAAATTAGTTTTAAAAATATTAACAGAGGAAGGAAAGCCTTTTTTCATGGGAAGCAGTAATGTACATTTTTCTCATATTTTTTCAATAAAACCAATAGGAACTCAAGGACATGAATGGATTATGTTTCATGCAGCAAAATACGGATTAAACATAGCAGACCGTATAGCTATGGAAAATTGGTTAAATATTTACGGAAATAATTTGGGAATAGCTTTATCTGATACATATACTTCTCCAATTTTTTTCAAAAACTTTAATAAAAAACTTTCAAATATTTTTAAAGGAGTAAGACATGATAGTGGTGATCCTATTTTTTTTGCCAAAGAAACTATAAAACATTATAAAAAATTCAAAATAAATCCTGTAAGAAAAAAAATTATATTTTCAGATAATCTCAATCCATGCAAAATCGCTTATATTTCTTCTTTTTGTAAAAAAAAAATAAATACTTTTTTTGGAATCGGAACTAATTTTACTAATGATGTAGGTTATCCTTCCATGAATATTGTCATAAAAATGGTAAAAGCTCTTCCAAAAAAAAAATGGATATCAGTAGTAAAACTTTCTAATGTTAAAGAAAAATCCACGGGGAAAAAAAACATGATTTTTTTAGCAAAAAAAATTCTTCATATATAA
- the miaB gene encoding tRNA (N6-isopentenyl adenosine(37)-C2)-methylthiotransferase MiaB, with protein sequence MYMKNKSFYIENYGCQMNISDSDIVTSILLKNNFLLSENLEKANIILLNACSIREKAELTIKKRLEKLKFFKKKKKICIGIIGCFSKQIKNLFLQEKMVDFFVNPDSYREIPNFIHYFIMGKQYSHTAKKNETYADISLIKKNNKKITTFLSITRGCNNMCTFCIVPFTRGRERSSDPYSIIKECKRLYHDGYKEITLLGQNVDSYLWIKEDMIKNQKNIVDFSRLLDLLAQEIPFIRIRFSTSNPHDMSDKVIKVISKHRNICKHIHLPVQSGSNKILKLMNRKYTREQYLSLVKKIKNIIPECSISHDIITGFCNESEKDHQETISLMNEIKYNYGYMFSYSPRPGTYAYRKLKDNVPKDVKKRRLIEIIDLQRNHSFYRMQEHLGKIEEVLIEGESKKNNKYWYGRNTQNLIIVFPKKDLNIGDLVHVEITDTTSATLIGKLCK encoded by the coding sequence ATGTATATGAAAAACAAAAGTTTTTATATCGAAAATTATGGTTGTCAAATGAATATATCAGATAGCGATATTGTTACTTCTATTTTATTGAAAAATAATTTTTTGTTATCTGAAAACTTAGAAAAAGCAAATATAATTTTATTAAATGCTTGTTCTATTCGAGAAAAAGCAGAATTGACGATCAAAAAAAGATTGGAAAAATTAAAGTTTTTTAAAAAGAAAAAAAAAATTTGTATTGGAATTATAGGATGTTTTTCAAAACAAATAAAAAATTTGTTTTTACAAGAAAAAATGGTAGATTTTTTTGTAAATCCAGATTCTTACAGAGAAATACCTAATTTTATTCATTATTTTATAATGGGAAAGCAATATTCTCATACGGCTAAAAAAAATGAAACTTATGCAGATATAAGTCTTATAAAAAAAAATAATAAAAAAATAACAACTTTTTTAAGTATAACAAGAGGTTGTAACAACATGTGTACATTTTGTATCGTACCTTTTACCAGAGGGAGAGAAAGAAGTAGTGATCCATATTCCATAATTAAGGAATGTAAACGTTTATATCATGATGGATATAAAGAAATCACTCTTTTAGGACAAAATGTAGATTCTTATCTATGGATAAAAGAAGATATGATTAAAAATCAAAAAAATATTGTAGATTTTTCCCGTCTTTTAGATCTTTTAGCTCAAGAAATTCCCTTTATCAGAATTAGATTTTCTACATCTAATCCTCATGATATGTCTGATAAAGTTATAAAAGTAATTTCTAAACATAGGAATATCTGTAAACATATTCATTTACCTGTTCAATCTGGAAGTAACAAAATACTAAAATTAATGAACAGAAAATATACACGGGAACAATATCTTTCTTTAGTTAAAAAAATTAAAAATATTATACCTGAATGTTCTATTTCTCATGATATTATTACTGGATTTTGTAATGAAAGTGAAAAAGACCATCAGGAAACTATAAGTTTAATGAATGAAATAAAATATAATTATGGATATATGTTTTCTTATTCTCCTAGACCTGGAACTTATGCATATAGAAAATTAAAGGATAATGTCCCTAAAGATGTAAAAAAAAGACGATTAATAGAAATTATTGATTTACAAAGAAATCATTCATTTTATAGAATGCAAGAGCATTTAGGAAAAATAGAAGAAGTTTTAATAGAAGGAGAATCAAAGAAAAATAATAAATATTGGTATGGGAGAAATACACAAAATCTGATTATAGTATTTCCTAAAAAGGACCTAAATATAGGAGATTTGGTTCATGTAGAGATTACAGATACTACATCTGCAACTTTAATAGGAAAGCTTTGTAAGTGA